From Nostoc sp. 'Lobaria pulmonaria (5183) cyanobiont', the proteins below share one genomic window:
- a CDS encoding DUF3854 domain-containing protein, translating to MFDERHLQLTSAYAKASQHFIRAFIYPLGEFIYKSIESAMDLKCRIEIGEETYFLTPDEDGGWKWSKNNFEGVTDEEIEQVEEIMAYLLPKLLPGSNDITPPNFSPAPDLPPVLPNPNSPLILPPSATSVEFLTIPFDSQNPQEYLPIKDQENLDLNASIHRNVFFTVESANNGISSKKLELQNTQHIPPHPEHIDPQHWHELVVGSAIAPDIAHLNFSSLHFSYVGGEHEAWERLMISDKLSRTNTGSLSTRLLELYSHLDAGGWWCNSGVDPRTFANLTPGEQPQIKEWGCYKPNRPRPKTVKKDGFTVAVEGKFIKYEHPPSVDLSIFLLDVPGVIAQNIYSKAGVNPSDSDRKSCFWYCVYKHNIPLVITEGAKKAASLLSQGHAAIGLPGISSGYRSPKNEWGKKIGDSYLADELAVFATSGRVFKICFDYETKPETKLNIQRDIWKTGSLLQEFGAVVKVVTLPGPDKGVDDFIVSQGKEAFEKLSAGAISLEEWHQNQLDSLRFTIKLKDGTVKKIDQQKGDSTVIDDPELEPNIGVFKKSRAKSPIDPGSQIIDIKVIDSDIIHIDVAPELAQPTETPVTSSFWAKKENVTVYEPNFFRKRLEASENKQIAFAAYTLLKKYGVEAKDEQQQTSGKIYHADAFVIKNHGADKYSISRRHDDVELMTFQADKWGHVGNIKLSYTEIESEPKIWGEKQINILPIERQEFLLVADYLKAGKELPSVDEDPRKIASVVGSVSPKGTHNILESFKENEVLKILTQSITSFEKDDLTLGNYRIIFRQTSDNTSTLQLLKTEHNGTNREAVRFQFEKTDTGMTHQVQGMAITEADLEKLRLLAQKLHINYKALFGNPTDTRDIDLPVHPEITRNLDEEQSHQSTQSTLNVPDCKTQSHPQEASFNSPKQQNAVSHSTTPTPNSTTPSQPNFSSNLDKVLLPLHPVLKQYWEQLEKDGSSHETVAEGHLEFQSKIQQTGKLTVGEQRELYQQIQNLAWSEINHFRRTDIVLPPLAHIVNDLREQVQKEAQPQFSSDPKRDTPVPLHPGIASHWHNLETNKTWSSVANQYNNPLREKLSKTGKLTIGEQRELYQKILLQSQFEQQNIGQTNISLPPLNNVIQDLLKTRSQVINNTYTPKVEVHSQKSRTPQQPTTTNSQELEL from the coding sequence ATGTTTGATGAACGACATTTGCAACTCACTTCTGCTTACGCTAAAGCTAGTCAGCATTTTATTAGAGCTTTTATTTATCCTTTAGGAGAGTTTATTTACAAATCAATCGAATCAGCTATGGATTTAAAATGTCGAATCGAAATAGGAGAAGAAACTTATTTTCTTACTCCTGATGAGGATGGTGGCTGGAAATGGTCTAAAAATAACTTTGAAGGTGTAACAGATGAGGAAATAGAACAAGTAGAAGAGATAATGGCATATTTATTGCCTAAACTTCTCCCCGGTAGTAATGATATAACACCACCTAATTTTTCTCCTGCTCCTGATTTACCTCCAGTTTTACCCAACCCCAATTCCCCCTTAATTCTTCCGCCTTCTGCCACATCTGTTGAGTTTTTAACTATACCATTCGATTCTCAAAATCCCCAGGAATATCTACCTATTAAAGACCAAGAAAATTTAGATTTAAATGCTTCCATCCATAGAAATGTTTTTTTTACAGTTGAAAGCGCCAACAATGGCATAAGTAGTAAAAAACTTGAGCTACAAAATACTCAACATATCCCGCCTCACCCAGAACATATTGATCCGCAACATTGGCACGAACTCGTAGTAGGCAGCGCGATCGCACCAGATATTGCACATCTCAACTTCTCTAGTCTTCATTTTAGCTATGTCGGTGGCGAACATGAAGCTTGGGAACGGCTCATGATCAGCGACAAACTCTCACGTACAAATACAGGTAGCCTCTCTACTAGGCTTTTAGAACTCTATTCCCACTTGGATGCAGGTGGCTGGTGGTGTAATTCAGGAGTAGATCCGCGCACATTTGCTAATCTTACCCCTGGTGAGCAACCTCAAATTAAAGAATGGGGATGCTATAAGCCAAACCGCCCCAGACCCAAAACCGTGAAAAAAGATGGGTTCACTGTTGCGGTTGAAGGCAAGTTCATCAAATATGAGCATCCACCATCAGTTGATTTGAGCATTTTCTTGCTAGATGTCCCAGGCGTGATTGCCCAAAATATTTACTCAAAAGCTGGAGTAAACCCCAGCGATAGCGATCGCAAGAGTTGTTTTTGGTATTGTGTGTATAAACACAATATTCCACTCGTCATTACAGAGGGGGCGAAGAAGGCGGCTAGTCTGTTAAGCCAAGGTCACGCAGCCATCGGACTACCGGGAATTTCCTCCGGCTATCGCTCACCGAAAAACGAGTGGGGCAAGAAAATTGGTGATTCCTATCTGGCTGATGAGTTAGCTGTTTTCGCAACTTCTGGTAGAGTTTTCAAAATCTGCTTTGATTATGAAACGAAGCCTGAAACTAAGCTCAATATCCAAAGAGATATTTGGAAAACAGGAAGCTTATTACAAGAATTTGGTGCTGTCGTGAAAGTAGTAACGCTGCCAGGGCCGGATAAAGGTGTAGATGATTTTATAGTTTCACAAGGAAAAGAAGCTTTTGAAAAGTTATCTGCCGGGGCTATATCTCTAGAGGAGTGGCATCAAAATCAACTTGATAGTTTACGTTTTACTATCAAGCTCAAGGATGGCACAGTCAAAAAAATTGATCAACAAAAAGGAGACTCTACTGTGATAGATGATCCCGAATTAGAACCAAACATTGGTGTATTTAAAAAAAGTCGTGCTAAATCACCTATTGACCCTGGTTCACAGATTATAGATATAAAAGTTATTGATTCAGACATTATCCATATAGATGTTGCCCCGGAGCTAGCCCAACCAACTGAAACTCCTGTAACTAGTTCTTTTTGGGCTAAAAAAGAAAATGTTACAGTTTATGAGCCTAATTTTTTTAGAAAGCGCCTAGAAGCTAGCGAGAATAAACAAATAGCTTTTGCTGCTTATACTTTGTTAAAAAAGTATGGTGTTGAGGCTAAAGATGAACAACAGCAGACCAGTGGCAAAATCTACCATGCTGATGCTTTTGTAATCAAGAATCATGGTGCTGATAAATACAGTATCTCTCGTCGTCATGATGATGTAGAGTTAATGACTTTTCAAGCTGATAAATGGGGACACGTAGGCAATATTAAACTTTCTTACACAGAAATAGAGTCTGAGCCAAAAATTTGGGGAGAAAAACAAATTAACATTCTGCCTATTGAAAGGCAGGAGTTTTTGTTAGTGGCTGACTACCTGAAAGCTGGTAAAGAATTACCCTCTGTTGATGAAGACCCTCGCAAAATAGCTTCTGTCGTTGGTTCAGTCTCTCCTAAAGGCACACACAATATTTTAGAAAGTTTCAAAGAAAACGAGGTATTAAAAATACTCACACAAAGTATTACTAGCTTCGAGAAAGACGACTTAACCTTGGGCAATTACCGGATTATTTTTCGGCAAACCAGTGACAATACATCTACTCTGCAATTACTCAAAACTGAACACAATGGTACAAATCGGGAAGCTGTTCGCTTTCAGTTTGAGAAAACTGACACTGGTATGACTCATCAAGTCCAAGGGATGGCTATCACTGAAGCTGATTTGGAGAAGTTAAGACTGTTGGCTCAAAAACTGCATATTAATTACAAAGCATTATTTGGCAACCCGACAGACACCCGTGACATCGACTTGCCCGTTCACCCCGAAATTACCCGTAATTTAGACGAGGAGCAGTCACACCAATCTACTCAATCTACGCTCAACGTACCAGATTGCAAGACACAATCACACCCACAAGAAGCAAGCTTTAATTCTCCAAAACAACAGAACGCTGTATCACACTCAACTACACCAACACCTAACAGCACAACACCATCACAACCAAATTTTTCTTCTAACTTAGATAAAGTTTTGCTACCACTACATCCAGTTTTGAAACAATATTGGGAGCAGTTAGAAAAAGATGGTTCAAGTCATGAGACTGTAGCGGAAGGACATTTAGAATTTCAATCTAAAATTCAGCAAACTGGAAAATTAACTGTTGGTGAACAGCGTGAACTCTACCAGCAGATTCAAAATCTTGCCTGGAGCGAGATAAATCACTTTCGGCGTACTGATATTGTGCTTCCACCATTAGCCCACATTGTTAATGATTTGCGAGAGCAGGTTCAAAAAGAAGCACAGCCACAGTTTTCTTCTGACCCAAAGCGTGATACACCCGTGCCTCTCCACCCTGGTATTGCCTCTCATTGGCACAATTTAGAAACTAATAAAACTTGGTCTAGTGTTGCCAATCAGTACAACAACCCTTTGCGGGAAAAACTTTCAAAAACTGGCAAGCTGACGATTGGGGAGCAACGTGAACTTTACCAAAAAATTCTCCTTCAAAGTCAATTCGAGCAGCAGAACATTGGGCAAACGAATATCTCACTTCCTCCTTTGAATAATGTGATTCAGGATTTGCTCAAGACTCGTAGCCAGGTTATTAACAATACTTATACGCCCAAGGTTGAAGTGCATTCCCAAAAATCTCGCACTCCACAACAACCTACTACCACTAATTCACAAGAATTAGAATTGTAA
- a CDS encoding type IV secretory system conjugative DNA transfer family protein, producing MSKSFKINNANPQGFRFEQLQNHNDAIGKYTHSLFTPNGLTVLSLLGAYILMRVFFGDGNKKKIATSYWGSGKETATAQKKAILQIANPQCDSAALYIGKHQRKGGGTTSSPSELGGEKGKGKRLRDLNPFPLPPSPFPSPHPAFLGSQTNTFYIPDVQRGTAVIGAPGSGKTFSAINPMIYSAIDQEFPCIVYDFKYPSQAKVAAYAKYKGYDVHIFAPGFPESEVCNPLDFLRDSSDAESSRQISTVINKNFRLLGNSTEDGFFGPSGDQLTQAILMLAKEFGQFADVMTCAAILSSEQMVKRLMAASLNPWVKIAFGQLFSSAASEKTVAGIVATASIMFTRFMAKNTLGCFIGKTTLPLEIKGKQMIIFGLDRERRDAVGPLMTSILHMTIARNIAKKRLDPLIVALDELPSIYLPDLYRWLNESRSEGFCGIIGFQNMGQLEKNYGKDIAKAILGACSTKFIFNPGENESAQLFSNFLGDEEIKYKQKSRSTGGKNNSTSISDQEKTRKLFEPAQFLKLIAGKCVFINPTYANKKEGSVPLLKTIKISQTLKNIEKYNQLKWARIVSLLARRSTQKFPSQQDLALRVKQVELRFPIPQNPQAVSNNPGLTSKNVGSMVNQDQVPSDIGF from the coding sequence ATGAGCAAATCTTTCAAAATAAATAACGCTAATCCTCAAGGATTTCGATTTGAGCAATTACAAAATCATAATGACGCAATTGGCAAGTATACTCACTCTCTTTTCACCCCCAATGGACTAACAGTTTTGTCTTTGCTTGGTGCTTATATTTTGATGAGGGTGTTTTTTGGCGATGGTAACAAAAAGAAAATCGCTACCAGTTATTGGGGTAGTGGTAAAGAAACTGCTACTGCTCAGAAAAAAGCCATCTTGCAAATTGCCAATCCCCAATGTGATAGTGCGGCACTTTACATTGGTAAGCATCAAAGAAAAGGTGGTGGCACTACTAGTTCGCCAAGTGAACTTGGCGGGGAAAAGGGAAAAGGGAAAAGGTTAAGGGATTTAAACCCTTTCCCCCTTCCCCCTTCCCCTTTCCCCAGCCCTCACCCAGCATTTTTGGGTTCGCAGACTAATACTTTCTATATCCCTGATGTGCAACGGGGTACGGCAGTCATCGGCGCTCCCGGTAGTGGTAAAACATTCAGCGCCATTAACCCGATGATTTACTCGGCAATTGATCAAGAATTTCCATGTATAGTTTATGACTTTAAATACCCTTCTCAAGCAAAAGTTGCTGCCTATGCTAAATACAAGGGCTATGATGTTCACATCTTTGCACCGGGATTCCCTGAATCTGAAGTCTGCAATCCTTTAGATTTTCTCCGGGATAGTAGTGATGCCGAATCGTCCCGACAAATTTCCACTGTTATCAATAAGAATTTCCGACTTCTGGGCAATTCAACTGAAGATGGGTTCTTTGGCCCTTCGGGGGATCAGCTGACTCAGGCAATTCTAATGTTAGCTAAAGAGTTCGGTCAATTCGCAGATGTTATGACTTGCGCCGCGATACTTTCTAGCGAACAAATGGTCAAACGCCTGATGGCTGCTTCTCTCAATCCTTGGGTAAAAATTGCCTTTGGGCAACTGTTCAGTTCTGCTGCATCTGAAAAGACTGTTGCAGGCATTGTTGCAACTGCCAGTATTATGTTTACTCGCTTTATGGCGAAAAACACATTAGGATGCTTCATCGGCAAGACAACTTTACCTTTGGAAATTAAAGGTAAGCAAATGATTATCTTTGGGTTGGATAGAGAGCGCCGAGATGCAGTAGGGCCTCTCATGACCAGCATTTTACACATGACCATCGCCCGTAACATTGCCAAAAAGCGACTTGATCCACTCATCGTTGCACTGGATGAATTACCCTCGATTTACTTACCTGACCTGTACAGATGGCTCAACGAATCTCGCTCTGAGGGCTTCTGTGGTATTATCGGCTTCCAAAATATGGGGCAGCTTGAGAAGAACTACGGTAAAGATATCGCTAAGGCTATCCTTGGCGCTTGCAGCACTAAGTTTATATTCAATCCTGGTGAGAACGAGTCGGCGCAATTATTCTCCAACTTCTTAGGTGATGAAGAGATTAAGTACAAGCAAAAAAGCCGTTCTACTGGGGGTAAAAATAATAGCACGAGCATCAGCGACCAAGAGAAAACGAGAAAGCTTTTTGAACCGGCTCAATTTCTGAAGTTAATTGCTGGTAAATGCGTTTTCATTAACCCAACTTATGCTAATAAAAAAGAAGGTTCAGTTCCACTGTTGAAAACTATTAAAATTTCTCAGACTCTCAAAAATATTGAGAAATACAATCAACTAAAATGGGCGAGAATTGTTAGTTTACTAGCTAGGAGAAGTACGCAGAAATTTCCCTCACAGCAAGATTTAGCTTTGCGAGTTAAGCAAGTTGAGTTACGCTTTCCCATTCCCCAAAATCCTCAAGCGGTTTCTAATAATCCCGGTCTGACATCAAAAAACGTTGGCAGTATGGTTAATCAAGACCAAGTTCCTTCTGATATCGGGTTTTAA
- a CDS encoding relaxase/mobilization nuclease domain-containing protein — translation MKMTIEELKIDNFDLIKTLSQQYILANGSFIDINLTLTQIIDDFNTLSGTRPRLKSLGIYIVISLKNIYINLNQQLCIQIVNQYIHGIGWHDLQYICFFDINPSNVYIHIVFNRVTPQGKLIDIKYLGANWQQYEVLRQSCSRILENPANNKYLQIRCNCCS, via the coding sequence ATGAAAATGACTATTGAAGAATTGAAGATTGATAATTTTGACTTAATTAAAACTTTATCTCAACAGTATATTCTTGCTAATGGTAGTTTCATTGACATTAATCTGACTCTAACTCAAATCATTGATGATTTTAATACCTTGTCTGGGACTAGACCAAGACTTAAGAGTTTGGGAATCTATATTGTCATCAGTTTGAAAAATATTTATATTAACCTAAATCAACAATTGTGTATTCAAATTGTTAATCAATATATTCACGGTATTGGCTGGCATGATTTGCAGTACATTTGCTTTTTTGATATTAATCCAAGTAATGTTTACATTCATATTGTTTTTAATCGGGTTACTCCCCAAGGTAAGCTCATTGATATCAAATACTTGGGGGCTAACTGGCAACAATATGAGGTTTTACGTCAATCTTGTTCTCGGATCTTAGAAAACCCTGCTAACAATAAATATTTGCAGATCCGATGCAACTGTTGTTCTTAA
- a CDS encoding TrbI/VirB10 family protein — protein MSEDNGKGSVSTIEDLLEIDDANKAPEPESLLVATKHTIVTSPWSRLAIIAVPFGVGFLAIFLMLNGVFNPAPAPKIGLKTQEIPTTEQAQKSDEGDGDARAKLALSDQEDELGRINKNKFDQSPPVPVSVNQKVVPSNPPSPQPAPRSVQNTQPRRVTQTAPQQIRTYTQSPTHTSFSPKPSISAQTLTPQDPLEQLNKLRGIGSYGKIAYAETSTSKQSSLDPYLAQAQAIQNQQNEQTNTNNFDQTTPQNSSESIEKIRPRWQATSKVNKITLANNYLPQESKILQGKQTRYLTVGTFASGVLVTPLVQATVNNSGQTQTQSPTSNNTRSVARLQEDLRDNYGQVAIPSGTMFAVELGSVDGGSYAVAYVRAIIKDNTEYPISAGAISVTGVGGRPLIARRFQDRGGEIARSDLFGGAVSALGKVGEIMNQPDSEEEISDEFTGRIRKRSSGNQRNLTGALMSGFFGQVSQNISQRNQRNTQEITSRPNTWFIPQGTKVTFNVNRSLELP, from the coding sequence ATGAGCGAAGACAACGGTAAAGGGTCTGTATCAACTATAGAGGATTTGCTTGAAATAGATGATGCTAATAAAGCACCAGAACCGGAAAGTTTATTAGTAGCGACTAAGCACACAATTGTCACTTCTCCTTGGTCAAGACTAGCAATAATTGCTGTCCCTTTTGGAGTTGGATTTTTAGCAATATTTTTGATGCTCAATGGTGTTTTCAATCCCGCACCAGCACCAAAGATTGGTCTGAAAACGCAGGAAATACCGACCACTGAACAAGCCCAAAAAAGTGATGAGGGAGACGGTGATGCGCGTGCAAAACTCGCTCTGTCGGATCAAGAAGATGAGTTAGGTCGCATTAACAAAAATAAATTTGACCAATCACCGCCAGTACCAGTTTCAGTAAACCAAAAGGTCGTGCCATCTAACCCACCATCTCCACAACCAGCGCCACGTTCTGTTCAAAATACACAACCACGTCGTGTAACTCAAACTGCACCACAACAGATTAGAACCTACACTCAGTCACCAACACACACAAGTTTTTCTCCAAAACCATCTATATCTGCACAGACACTCACGCCCCAAGATCCCCTTGAGCAATTGAACAAACTCCGTGGCATCGGTTCTTACGGCAAAATCGCATACGCCGAAACTAGCACCAGTAAACAATCTTCATTAGATCCGTATCTTGCTCAAGCTCAAGCAATTCAAAATCAACAGAATGAACAAACAAATACAAATAATTTTGACCAAACCACGCCTCAAAACTCAAGCGAGTCGATTGAAAAGATTCGCCCCAGGTGGCAAGCAACTTCTAAAGTTAACAAGATTACTTTAGCTAACAATTATTTACCTCAAGAAAGTAAAATTCTCCAAGGGAAACAAACTCGTTATTTGACAGTTGGCACTTTTGCTAGTGGTGTCCTTGTTACCCCATTAGTTCAAGCCACAGTTAATAATTCAGGGCAGACACAGACACAATCACCAACCTCTAATAACACTAGGTCTGTCGCTAGACTGCAAGAGGATTTACGCGATAACTATGGGCAAGTGGCAATCCCTTCGGGAACAATGTTTGCAGTCGAGTTAGGTTCGGTTGATGGCGGCAGTTACGCTGTCGCTTATGTCAGAGCGATCATCAAAGATAATACAGAATATCCTATTTCTGCGGGTGCGATTTCCGTGACAGGAGTTGGTGGTAGACCCCTAATAGCTCGAAGATTTCAGGACAGGGGTGGCGAGATTGCCCGTAGTGACTTGTTTGGTGGTGCTGTGTCTGCATTAGGGAAGGTTGGGGAGATTATGAACCAACCGGATAGTGAAGAAGAAATTTCTGATGAATTCACAGGCAGGATTCGCAAACGTAGTAGTGGCAATCAGCGCAATCTCACAGGTGCGTTAATGTCAGGGTTTTTTGGTCAAGTTAGCCAAAACATCAGCCAACGTAATCAACGTAATACTCAAGAAATTACTTCTCGCCCTAATACTTGGTTTATTCCACAGGGAACCAAAGTCACTTTTAATGTAAATCGTTCTTTGGAGTTGCCATGA
- a CDS encoding response regulator, producing the protein MIRLTLIEDEELIRLGITTAINQQPDMEMVGVARTGIEGINLVKELNPDVILVDIGLPDISGLEVIKEVKLNSNTKIVVLSSHSSQGTVQSALNAGADSYILKKNNVPLILEAIKTTFYDSKSFFDPDISRRNFCYQQKIKGKTYQDNLTNTEIQIVSLMAAGFSNKLIAEQLFITESTVKGHINKIFAKLDVSDRVNALIEASKLGYIEQDYLQVG; encoded by the coding sequence ATGATTCGATTAACGCTCATTGAGGATGAAGAACTCATTAGGTTGGGGATCACTACTGCTATCAATCAACAACCAGATATGGAAATGGTCGGCGTTGCGCGTACTGGTATTGAAGGTATTAATTTAGTTAAGGAATTAAATCCCGATGTCATTTTGGTGGATATTGGTTTACCCGACATATCTGGGCTAGAAGTGATTAAAGAGGTCAAACTCAATAGCAACACTAAAATTGTTGTTCTTTCTTCTCATTCTTCTCAAGGCACTGTTCAATCAGCTTTAAATGCCGGCGCTGATTCTTACATTCTCAAAAAGAATAATGTTCCTCTGATTTTAGAAGCCATTAAAACCACATTCTACGATAGCAAGTCTTTTTTTGACCCTGATATTAGCCGACGGAATTTTTGTTACCAACAGAAAATCAAGGGTAAGACTTATCAAGATAATCTCACTAATACTGAAATCCAAATTGTTTCTTTGATGGCAGCTGGTTTTTCTAATAAGCTGATTGCCGAGCAGTTATTCATTACTGAAAGTACTGTAAAAGGGCATATTAACAAGATTTTTGCTAAGTTGGATGTCAGCGATCGCGTCAATGCTTTGATTGAAGCTAGTAAACTTGGGTACATCGAACAAGATTACCTTCAGGTAGGTTAG
- a CDS encoding ATP-binding protein, producing MLKSSKRMVMTVGDSRVGKSTVMKLLLEIYQIQGKRLKVYDHDNRDRLLAYKDLVCIEKIDFFNKQTDRMFIDLVAADIDIILVDMPGQHIDKICQYIVESELLEALAEYGWKLTFLQPISHRTDCIDYLTQIIQTATNNANYVIVKNYHFAPEFREYDEKMQKTLLTIGGTEINLMALHRNHYQAMEKAVKPYSQVCQDISIILFWRSFIFQWIKNFRNSVINNKLAIKYLGLD from the coding sequence ATGTTGAAATCTTCTAAAAGAATGGTAATGACTGTAGGTGACTCTCGTGTAGGCAAGTCTACAGTTATGAAACTGTTGCTGGAAATTTATCAAATTCAAGGTAAAAGATTGAAAGTTTATGACCATGATAATCGTGATAGACTTTTGGCTTACAAAGATTTAGTGTGTATTGAAAAGATAGATTTTTTCAATAAACAAACGGACAGGATGTTTATTGATCTGGTAGCTGCTGATATAGATATCATTTTAGTGGATATGCCGGGGCAGCACATAGACAAAATTTGTCAGTATATTGTTGAGTCTGAACTATTAGAAGCTTTAGCTGAATATGGATGGAAGCTAACGTTCCTGCAACCGATATCACATAGAACGGACTGCATAGACTACTTAACTCAAATCATCCAAACTGCTACTAACAATGCCAACTATGTGATAGTGAAGAATTATCATTTTGCGCCAGAGTTTAGGGAATATGACGAAAAAATGCAGAAAACTCTGTTAACAATAGGAGGAACAGAAATAAATTTGATGGCTTTACATCGAAATCACTATCAAGCGATGGAGAAAGCTGTCAAGCCATATTCACAAGTTTGCCAGGATATATCGATAATTTTATTTTGGAGAAGCTTCATTTTTCAGTGGATTAAAAATTTCCGCAATTCAGTGATAAATAACAAATTGGCTATTAAATATTTAGGACTTGATTGA
- a CDS encoding DUF6753 family protein — MTSQDILQGYSPSEQKRIVEGAYQLGITPDDPVFRMMATLGRYEETIIDLQARMEAMIEAWAALIDQKLDKTSKQAESMHYTVVSNAVRDEIKKIKPTGTGMKVQAGWGLGTVSLVCGLVAAGSTLLGSLTTWNLVQNIATNQSVVVSRNEIKILQWAKSQEGKQMYQIILKNQAAIEACQTQQSKTQGYCLIQVGK, encoded by the coding sequence ATGACATCACAAGATATATTACAAGGTTATTCCCCATCAGAACAAAAACGCATAGTTGAAGGGGCATATCAACTAGGAATTACACCAGACGATCCAGTTTTTAGGATGATGGCGACACTGGGCAGATATGAAGAAACGATCATAGACCTCCAGGCAAGAATGGAGGCAATGATAGAAGCGTGGGCAGCACTGATAGACCAAAAACTGGATAAGACAAGCAAACAAGCCGAGTCAATGCATTATACAGTTGTGTCAAATGCTGTACGTGATGAGATCAAAAAAATCAAGCCCACCGGCACAGGCATGAAAGTGCAGGCAGGCTGGGGATTGGGGACAGTATCTCTTGTGTGTGGATTAGTCGCGGCTGGCAGTACCTTGCTGGGTTCGCTGACCACATGGAATCTGGTGCAAAATATAGCAACGAATCAGTCAGTAGTAGTCTCACGTAACGAGATAAAGATTCTCCAATGGGCAAAATCCCAGGAGGGTAAACAGATGTATCAAATTATCTTAAAAAATCAAGCAGCAATTGAAGCTTGTCAAACACAGCAGAGTAAAACCCAAGGCTATTGTTTAATTCAAGTAGGTAAGTAG
- a CDS encoding sensor histidine kinase, protein MQQEVLSILGLLHDVSNNYQGASLVLNQIIDGAYGQSLEEIKPLLIALQQTNERGVSLIQSERTAFFELNPATMEQFDMLSFLQTTYSRFKPIAQYHSLNLHYETQLTYKHGTQVRGDSISIDRMLCNLVTNAIKYTLTGDIFLRLLNQEDDLIIEIEDTGCGIAAEQISNIFIPLWRMPNSNLLHQSGMGLGLYIALCVAHAHGLRISVNSVVRQGTKFTIIFPYKDDGIYGVDGRMLPKSQRLQDALPI, encoded by the coding sequence ATGCAACAGGAAGTTTTAAGCATATTAGGTTTGTTACACGATGTTTCAAACAACTATCAAGGAGCATCGTTAGTTTTGAATCAAATAATTGATGGTGCTTATGGACAGTCTTTAGAAGAGATCAAACCGTTGCTGATAGCTTTACAACAAACGAATGAGCGAGGGGTGAGTTTGATTCAATCTGAAAGAACTGCTTTTTTTGAACTAAATCCAGCGACAATGGAGCAGTTTGATATGTTAAGTTTTTTACAAACAACTTATTCTCGATTCAAACCAATAGCGCAGTATCATTCCTTGAATCTCCACTATGAAACACAACTAACATACAAGCATGGAACGCAAGTACGGGGTGATAGCATAAGTATTGACCGAATGCTGTGTAATCTGGTGACAAATGCTATTAAGTACACTCTTACCGGAGATATCTTTTTAAGGCTGCTCAATCAAGAAGATGATTTAATTATTGAGATTGAAGATACCGGCTGTGGGATTGCCGCAGAACAAATTTCCAATATATTTATCCCATTATGGCGAATGCCAAATAGCAATTTATTACATCAATCAGGGATGGGACTCGGACTGTACATCGCCTTATGTGTGGCTCATGCTCATGGTTTGAGGATAAGCGTAAACTCGGTAGTTAGACAAGGAACTAAATTCACCATTATATTTCCTTACAAAGATGACGGGATCTATGGGGTTGATGGTAGGATGTTGCCCAAGTCGCAGAGGTTACAAGATGCGTTACCTATATGA